In Natronococcus occultus SP4, the following proteins share a genomic window:
- the thrC gene encoding threonine synthase, producing the protein MSLSLSAENPTVPEDATDGAWLECIDCGETFAPFADVRYTCDDCDGLLEVRYADHPSFEDFEGEGVWRYTDALPLESGVSIQEGATPLYEVPTIEDELGLEAVRIKHEGMNPTGSFKDRGMTVGVAVARELGVDRLACASTGNTSAALAAYGSRGGMQTLVLLPAGKVAAGKVAQASLHGARILEVDGNFDACLDIVQELAAQGEAYLLNSLNPFRLEGQKTIGLEILEAFRDDYGTLPDRIVLPVGNAGNTAALYKAFRELLQAGAIDREDVPKLTGVQAVGAAPMVEAIENGADEVRRWDDVETRATAIRIGNPVNAPKALPGIRETGGTAISVTDEEITDAQRTLASEGIGVEPASAASVAGLRKLRAEGIVESDERVACLTTGHLLKDPDAAAAAGNDSEPVPADTDGVLEHLAGGSASDR; encoded by the coding sequence ATGAGTCTCAGCCTCTCGGCCGAGAACCCGACCGTTCCAGAGGACGCGACCGACGGCGCCTGGCTCGAGTGTATCGACTGCGGCGAGACGTTTGCGCCCTTCGCGGACGTCCGCTACACCTGCGACGACTGCGACGGGCTGCTCGAGGTTCGCTACGCCGACCACCCCTCGTTCGAGGACTTCGAGGGGGAGGGTGTCTGGCGCTACACCGACGCGCTACCGCTCGAGTCGGGCGTCTCGATTCAGGAGGGAGCCACGCCGCTGTACGAGGTCCCCACCATCGAGGACGAGCTCGGGCTCGAGGCCGTCAGGATCAAACACGAGGGAATGAATCCGACGGGATCGTTCAAGGACCGCGGGATGACCGTCGGCGTTGCCGTCGCACGGGAGCTCGGGGTCGATCGACTGGCCTGCGCGTCGACGGGTAACACAAGCGCCGCGCTCGCGGCCTACGGCTCTCGGGGCGGGATGCAGACGCTCGTGCTCCTGCCAGCGGGGAAGGTCGCCGCGGGGAAGGTCGCCCAGGCGAGCCTCCACGGCGCCCGGATTCTGGAAGTCGACGGCAACTTCGACGCCTGCCTCGATATCGTCCAGGAGCTCGCGGCACAGGGCGAAGCCTACCTGCTGAACTCGCTGAACCCCTTCCGGCTGGAGGGTCAGAAGACGATCGGCCTCGAGATCCTCGAGGCCTTCCGCGACGACTACGGGACGCTCCCGGACCGGATCGTGCTCCCGGTCGGCAACGCGGGCAACACCGCGGCGCTGTACAAGGCGTTCCGCGAACTCCTCCAGGCTGGCGCGATCGACCGCGAGGACGTGCCGAAGCTCACCGGTGTCCAGGCCGTGGGCGCCGCGCCGATGGTCGAGGCGATCGAGAACGGCGCCGACGAGGTGCGACGCTGGGACGACGTCGAGACCCGCGCGACGGCGATCCGGATCGGCAACCCGGTCAACGCGCCGAAAGCCCTGCCCGGAATCCGCGAGACCGGTGGGACGGCCATCTCGGTCACCGACGAGGAGATCACCGACGCCCAGCGCACGCTCGCGAGCGAAGGGATCGGCGTCGAGCCCGCCTCCGCGGCCTCCGTCGCCGGGCTTCGCAAACTCCGCGCCGAGGGGATCGTCGAGAGCGACGAACGGGTTGCCTGCCTGACGACGGGCCACCTGCTCAAGGATCCCGACGCAGCCGCCGCCGCCGGTAACGATTCCGAACCCGTTCCGGCAGACACCGACGGCGTCCTTGAGCATCTCGCGGGCGGGTCCGCGTCGGACCGATAG
- a CDS encoding helix-turn-helix domain-containing protein has translation MPTDPEHRLDELMETPDPGFETVMSCVFGIEPHETRTYLVLLERPGSTIGELETPLERDRSTINRSLTTLYERGIVRRDRRLLDGGGYVYQYTAIALPEVKRMLHDALDAWTATVHGVIDDFDEE, from the coding sequence ATGCCGACCGACCCCGAACATCGCCTCGACGAACTGATGGAGACGCCGGACCCCGGGTTCGAAACGGTGATGAGCTGCGTCTTCGGCATCGAACCTCACGAGACCAGAACCTATCTCGTGCTCCTCGAGCGACCCGGGAGCACCATCGGCGAGCTAGAAACACCCCTCGAGCGCGACCGGAGTACGATCAACCGTTCGCTGACGACGCTGTACGAGCGTGGGATCGTCCGCCGGGACCGTCGGCTCCTCGACGGCGGGGGGTACGTCTACCAGTACACCGCCATCGCGCTGCCGGAGGTCAAACGGATGCTCCACGACGCGCTCGACGCCTGGACGGCGACGGTTCACGGGGTCATCGATGACTTCGACGAGGAGTGA
- a CDS encoding aspartate aminotransferase family protein, giving the protein MSDHDFVSGSKPIGIERGEGPYLYSTDGTEYLDAGASFACTPLGHSHPTVVDAVQEQVGELTFVDSSFPVQSREDAYAAFVAATPDGLEDAWFCNSGTEANEAALKFARSATGDSKIVAATRSFHGRTMGSLAATWKDKYKEPYEPLAGDVEFVPYGDGEELAATVDDETAAVILEPIQGEGGINVPPAGYLERARELTEAAGAALVFDEVQTGMGRTGSMWACQNAGVTPDVLTTAKGLGNGLPIGGVAVQDWIADGAASHNATFSGGPVVTAAVHATISTLVEEEWPAHAAAVGDSLATDLEDALGDAVREVRGEGLLVGIELKRGANRVARDLAMNHQVLALPAGRTVLRLLPPLVIDEDDTDRLVEALTETVAPEAASES; this is encoded by the coding sequence ATGAGCGACCACGACTTCGTCTCCGGCAGCAAGCCGATCGGTATCGAGCGCGGCGAGGGACCGTACCTCTACAGCACCGACGGGACGGAGTACCTCGACGCGGGTGCGAGCTTCGCGTGTACGCCGCTGGGTCACTCCCATCCCACAGTCGTCGACGCGGTACAGGAGCAGGTCGGCGAGCTGACGTTCGTCGACTCCTCGTTTCCCGTCCAATCGCGCGAGGACGCCTACGCGGCGTTCGTCGCGGCGACGCCCGACGGACTCGAGGACGCCTGGTTCTGTAACTCCGGAACCGAGGCCAACGAGGCCGCCCTGAAGTTCGCCCGCTCGGCGACCGGCGACTCGAAGATCGTCGCGGCGACCCGCTCGTTCCACGGACGGACGATGGGGTCGCTCGCGGCGACCTGGAAGGACAAGTACAAGGAGCCCTACGAGCCCCTGGCCGGTGACGTCGAGTTCGTTCCCTACGGCGACGGCGAGGAGCTCGCGGCGACCGTCGACGACGAGACTGCGGCCGTCATCCTCGAACCGATCCAGGGCGAGGGCGGGATCAACGTCCCGCCCGCGGGCTACCTCGAGCGCGCCCGCGAACTGACCGAGGCGGCCGGCGCGGCGCTGGTCTTCGACGAGGTCCAGACCGGGATGGGACGGACGGGCTCGATGTGGGCCTGCCAGAACGCGGGCGTCACGCCCGACGTCCTCACGACCGCGAAGGGACTCGGAAACGGCCTGCCCATCGGCGGCGTCGCGGTTCAGGACTGGATCGCCGACGGCGCTGCCTCGCACAACGCCACGTTCAGCGGCGGCCCCGTCGTCACCGCGGCGGTCCACGCGACGATCTCGACGCTGGTCGAGGAGGAGTGGCCCGCCCACGCCGCCGCTGTCGGTGACTCCCTCGCAACGGATCTCGAGGACGCCCTCGGCGACGCGGTCCGCGAGGTCCGCGGTGAGGGGCTGCTCGTCGGTATCGAACTGAAACGCGGCGCGAACCGGGTCGCCCGCGATCTGGCGATGAACCACCAGGTGCTGGCACTACCAGCGGGCCGGACCGTCCTGCGCCTGCTGCCGCCGCTCGTGATCGACGAGGACGACACGGACCGACTCGTCGAGGCGCTGACCGAGACCGTCGCCCCCGAAGCCGCGTCCGAATCATGA
- the argC gene encoding N-acetyl-gamma-glutamyl-phosphate reductase, whose translation MAVGTDASADESAETVTATVVGGSGFTGGELLRLLAGHPNFELAEVTSRSKAGKSVGSVHPPLRGTDLRFTEPEDFESVDVLFAATPHGVSMGQIDDFFEIADTVVDLSADFRLDTEEQYEEWYDGHDAPEYLEKAEYALPEINRENLAGAELIAGGGCNATATILGLYPLFEHDILEGGEQVVVDVKVGSSEGGAGGGEASSHPERSGVVRPYAPTGHRHEAEIEQFLDTSVAFTCHAVDMIRGASATGHVFPSGPVSKGDLWQAYRGCYEDEPFVRMAAGGSGVYRYPEPKSVAGTNLAEVGFELDPSNKRVVVFSAIDNMMKGSAGQAVHAANVALGLEETAGLEFTGLHPVGAP comes from the coding sequence ATGGCCGTCGGCACCGACGCCAGCGCGGACGAATCAGCCGAAACCGTCACTGCGACGGTCGTCGGCGGTAGCGGCTTTACGGGTGGCGAGCTCCTGCGACTGCTCGCCGGTCACCCCAACTTCGAACTCGCGGAAGTGACGAGTCGCTCGAAGGCCGGCAAGAGCGTCGGCTCGGTCCACCCGCCGCTTCGCGGGACCGACCTGCGCTTTACCGAACCCGAGGACTTCGAGTCGGTCGACGTCCTCTTTGCGGCGACACCCCACGGCGTCTCGATGGGGCAGATCGACGACTTCTTCGAGATCGCCGATACCGTCGTCGACCTTTCGGCAGACTTCCGCCTCGACACCGAGGAGCAGTACGAGGAGTGGTACGACGGCCACGACGCGCCCGAATACCTGGAGAAGGCCGAGTACGCCCTGCCAGAGATCAACCGCGAGAACCTCGCGGGCGCGGAGCTGATCGCCGGCGGGGGCTGTAACGCCACCGCCACCATTCTGGGGCTGTATCCGCTGTTCGAACACGATATCCTTGAGGGCGGCGAGCAGGTCGTCGTCGACGTCAAGGTCGGCTCCTCGGAGGGGGGTGCCGGCGGCGGCGAGGCCTCGAGCCATCCCGAGCGCTCGGGCGTCGTCCGCCCCTACGCGCCGACGGGCCACCGCCACGAGGCCGAGATCGAGCAGTTCCTCGACACCTCGGTCGCCTTCACCTGCCACGCCGTAGACATGATCCGCGGCGCCAGCGCGACGGGTCACGTCTTCCCGTCGGGACCGGTCTCGAAGGGCGACCTCTGGCAGGCCTATCGCGGCTGCTACGAGGACGAGCCGTTCGTCCGCATGGCCGCGGGCGGCTCCGGCGTCTACCGCTATCCGGAACCCAAATCGGTGGCGGGGACGAACCTCGCGGAGGTCGGCTTCGAGCTCGACCCCTCGAACAAGCGCGTCGTCGTCTTCTCGGCGATCGACAACATGATGAAGGGATCGGCGGGCCAGGCGGTCCACGCCGCCAACGTCGCGCTCGGCCTTGAGGAGACGGCCGGACTCGAGTTCACGGGGCTGCACCCCGTGGGGGCACCGTAA
- a CDS encoding transcription initiation factor IIB: MAVDDSTGSCSECGGRLRTTETELICENCGLVSDEDAIDRGPEWRSFDDGPDRRRTGAPLTRSRHDRGLSTEIGYGSGSGSYTRLSGRKRRQIARLRREHNRARISTKADRNQVYGFTEIKRVNGLLSLPDSVREQACTLFESAQSEGLLQGRSLEGFAAAAIYATCRTNSLARTIDEIVAVARADADELKAAYDALNRELELPTGPIDPTQYLPRYASKLELEPAIENRAREYVTTLLEDGAIGGRNPSGVAAACLYAAAGERENWPSITQTAAADVADVAPATIRSTAVALEELNPSSNG; the protein is encoded by the coding sequence ATGGCTGTAGACGATTCGACCGGAAGCTGCTCAGAGTGTGGTGGACGACTGCGGACGACGGAAACCGAACTGATCTGTGAGAACTGCGGGCTCGTCTCCGACGAGGACGCGATCGACCGCGGCCCCGAGTGGCGGTCGTTCGACGACGGCCCGGACCGCCGTCGGACCGGCGCCCCGCTGACGCGCTCGCGACACGACCGCGGGCTCTCGACGGAGATCGGTTACGGAAGTGGTTCGGGATCCTACACCCGTCTGAGCGGGCGAAAGCGACGCCAGATCGCCCGCCTTAGACGAGAACACAATCGAGCTCGAATCTCGACGAAGGCAGACCGCAACCAGGTGTACGGGTTCACGGAGATCAAACGCGTCAACGGCTTGTTGTCACTCCCCGACTCCGTGCGGGAACAGGCCTGTACGCTCTTCGAGTCGGCTCAGTCCGAGGGGTTGTTACAGGGGCGGTCGCTGGAGGGGTTTGCCGCGGCCGCGATCTACGCGACCTGTCGGACGAACTCGCTGGCCAGAACGATCGACGAAATCGTCGCGGTCGCCCGCGCCGACGCCGACGAGCTCAAGGCCGCCTACGACGCGCTGAACCGCGAACTCGAACTCCCCACCGGACCGATCGATCCGACCCAGTACCTGCCGCGGTACGCCTCGAAACTCGAGCTCGAACCCGCGATCGAGAACCGGGCGCGCGAATACGTGACGACGCTCCTCGAGGACGGCGCTATCGGGGGACGGAATCCGAGCGGCGTCGCCGCGGCCTGTCTGTACGCGGCCGCCGGCGAACGCGAGAACTGGCCCTCGATCACCCAGACCGCCGCGGCCGACGTCGCCGACGTCGCACCCGCGACGATCCGGTCGACGGCCGTCGCGCTCGAGGAACTGAACCCGTCGTCGAACGGCTAG
- a CDS encoding acetylglutamate/acetylaminoadipate kinase — protein sequence MTTVVKIGGARAVDPEGALADVASLVEDGEDVVLTHGGSTAVDETLEELGQEPTYVETPGGVVGRFTDEETMDVFKMVMPGKLNTDLVESLQNEGVDAVGLSGTDGKLLEGKRKSAVRVKEDGKKKIKRGDHSGKIESVNADLLETVLAGGYTPVVSVPMLGEEKSGGYTAVNADADRAAAAIAGALEADLVVLTDVSGIYEDPDDESTKIDSASTPEEFEAVEDAAEGFMTKKVMAATEALEGGASSVIVASANADAPITSALAGEGTTLQPGVLDDETTQEATR from the coding sequence ATGACTACCGTGGTCAAGATCGGCGGCGCACGCGCCGTCGATCCCGAAGGTGCGCTCGCGGACGTCGCGAGCCTCGTCGAGGACGGCGAGGACGTCGTCCTCACCCACGGCGGCTCGACGGCCGTCGACGAGACCCTCGAGGAGCTCGGGCAGGAGCCCACGTACGTCGAGACACCGGGCGGCGTCGTCGGTCGCTTTACCGATGAGGAGACGATGGACGTCTTCAAGATGGTGATGCCCGGCAAGCTCAACACCGACCTCGTCGAGAGCCTCCAGAACGAGGGTGTCGACGCCGTCGGCCTCTCGGGGACGGACGGCAAACTTCTCGAGGGGAAACGCAAGTCCGCCGTTCGCGTGAAAGAGGACGGCAAGAAGAAGATCAAGCGCGGCGACCACTCGGGGAAAATCGAGTCGGTCAACGCCGACCTCCTCGAGACGGTGCTCGCGGGCGGCTACACGCCCGTCGTCTCGGTTCCGATGCTGGGTGAGGAGAAATCGGGCGGGTACACCGCCGTCAACGCCGACGCCGATCGCGCGGCCGCCGCGATCGCGGGCGCGCTCGAAGCCGACCTGGTCGTGTTGACCGACGTCTCGGGGATCTACGAGGACCCGGACGACGAGTCGACGAAGATCGACTCCGCGTCGACCCCCGAGGAGTTCGAAGCCGTCGAGGACGCCGCCGAAGGGTTCATGACCAAGAAGGTCATGGCCGCCACGGAGGCCCTCGAAGGGGGTGCGTCCTCGGTGATCGTCGCCTCGGCTAACGCGGACGCGCCGATAACGAGTGCGCTCGCGGGCGAGGGGACGACCCTCCAGCCCGGCGTCCTCGACGACGAAACTACACAGGAGGCCACACGATGA
- a CDS encoding [LysW]-lysine hydrolase, with the protein MNASMTNVADVSQEDARNLLVDLVGIPSPTGEEQAAAERLVEFFSANGREAWIDEVGSVRAPADDAVLLTSHVDTVPGEIPVEVRPADAEDVDDEVAEEEGEDVLWGRGSVDATGPLAAMAVAAVRTGVSFVGVVGEETNSRGARHLVVDREEPDAVVNGEPSGTTGITLGYRGFLSGTYVATSESGHTSRPEPNAIQHATEWWTNVEAAFEHDEYTPVFERVTAKPVDIDGGISEDGLSVETTLQAQLRIPPSLDAESVRETAEAELEIGTVSWAEPIPPVMESPRTEVARAFRAAIREAGCDPRLLRKTGTSDMNLYAGAWDCPMITYGPGNSELDHAPDERLSLAEFDRSVEVLTNVATTLRGGEPE; encoded by the coding sequence ATGAACGCGAGTATGACCAACGTGGCCGACGTCTCGCAGGAGGACGCCCGGAACCTGCTGGTCGATCTCGTCGGGATCCCCTCGCCGACCGGCGAGGAGCAGGCGGCGGCCGAACGCCTCGTCGAGTTCTTCTCGGCGAACGGCCGCGAAGCCTGGATCGACGAGGTCGGCAGCGTCCGTGCACCCGCAGACGATGCAGTGTTGCTGACCTCCCACGTCGACACCGTTCCCGGCGAGATTCCAGTCGAGGTCCGGCCGGCAGACGCCGAGGACGTCGACGACGAGGTCGCCGAGGAGGAAGGTGAGGACGTCCTCTGGGGGCGCGGGAGCGTCGACGCTACGGGTCCGCTGGCCGCGATGGCCGTCGCCGCCGTCCGAACGGGCGTCTCCTTCGTTGGCGTCGTCGGCGAGGAGACCAACTCCCGAGGCGCCCGGCATCTGGTCGTCGACCGCGAGGAGCCCGACGCCGTCGTCAACGGCGAGCCCAGCGGTACAACCGGGATCACGCTGGGCTACCGGGGCTTTCTCTCCGGGACCTACGTCGCGACAAGCGAGTCGGGCCACACGTCCCGACCCGAACCCAACGCGATCCAGCACGCGACCGAGTGGTGGACCAACGTCGAGGCCGCCTTCGAACACGACGAGTACACGCCCGTCTTCGAGCGCGTCACGGCGAAACCGGTCGACATCGACGGCGGGATCAGCGAGGACGGCCTCTCGGTCGAGACGACCCTGCAGGCCCAGCTCCGGATCCCCCCGTCGCTGGACGCCGAATCGGTCCGCGAGACCGCGGAGGCCGAACTCGAGATCGGCACCGTCTCCTGGGCCGAGCCGATCCCGCCTGTGATGGAGAGCCCGCGAACCGAGGTCGCCCGCGCGTTCCGTGCGGCGATCCGCGAGGCGGGCTGCGATCCGCGCCTCCTGCGCAAGACCGGCACCAGCGACATGAACCTCTACGCCGGCGCGTGGGACTGTCCGATGATCACGTACGGCCCGGGCAACTCCGAGCTCGACCACGCACCCGACGAGCGCCTCTCGCTCGCCGAGTTCGATCGGTCGGTCGAAGTGCTGACGAACGTCGCAACGACGCTTCGCGGAGGCGAGCCCGAATGA
- the argF gene encoding ornithine carbamoyltransferase yields the protein MSEPRHFLEIDDLSREELTAVLDRAETYKHAQANGEDHDDLAGQTLGMIFQKPSTRTRVSFETGMTQLGGHAIFLGADDIQLGRGEPLKDTSRTLSRYVDIVMARLFKHDNVEVLAEHSSVPIVNGLTDDAHPCQTLADLLTIREETGGFEDVSAAWVGDGNNVAQSFVIGAALAGIDLTVATPDGYGIDDDVLERARELGGDLTTTTEPTAAVADADVVYTDVWISMGQEDERDVRMDAFEGFQVNADLLEDAPGASVMHCLPAHRGEEITDEVIESDRSIVFDQAENRLHAQKALLSWLLE from the coding sequence ATGAGTGAGCCGCGACACTTCCTCGAGATCGACGATCTCTCCCGGGAGGAGCTGACCGCCGTCCTCGATCGCGCCGAAACGTACAAACACGCGCAGGCGAACGGCGAGGACCACGACGATCTCGCGGGCCAGACCCTGGGGATGATCTTCCAGAAACCCAGCACCCGAACCCGCGTCTCCTTCGAGACGGGGATGACCCAGCTCGGCGGCCACGCGATCTTCCTGGGCGCCGACGACATCCAGCTGGGCCGGGGCGAGCCGCTGAAAGACACCTCCCGGACCCTCTCGCGGTACGTCGATATCGTGATGGCCCGGCTGTTCAAACACGACAACGTCGAGGTGCTGGCCGAACACTCCTCGGTACCGATCGTCAACGGACTCACCGACGACGCACACCCCTGCCAGACGCTCGCGGACCTGCTGACGATCCGCGAGGAAACCGGCGGATTCGAGGACGTGTCGGCCGCGTGGGTCGGCGACGGCAACAACGTCGCCCAGTCGTTCGTCATCGGCGCGGCACTGGCCGGTATCGACCTCACCGTCGCCACGCCCGACGGGTACGGGATCGACGACGACGTCCTCGAGCGGGCCCGTGAACTCGGCGGCGATCTGACGACCACGACCGAGCCCACCGCGGCGGTCGCGGACGCCGACGTCGTCTACACCGACGTCTGGATTAGCATGGGTCAGGAGGACGAACGCGACGTCCGGATGGACGCCTTCGAGGGGTTCCAGGTCAATGCGGACCTGCTCGAGGACGCCCCCGGCGCGTCGGTGATGCACTGTCTGCCCGCCCACCGCGGCGAGGAGATCACCGACGAGGTCATCGAGAGCGACCGCTCGATCGTCTTCGATCAGGCCGAAAACCGGCTCCACGCCCAGAAGGCGCTGCTGAGCTGGCTGCTCGAGTAG